TTTTTGCAGGAGAGGGCTCAGTGACTGGAGTGCTGCTCGAGTTGGACTGCTCGGCCACTGGCATCTTGCTTGGCCACTAGATGGCTGCTCGACGACGAACTACTCCTCGGCGACGGACTGCTGCTTGGCAAATGGATTCCTGCTCGGCGACAGACTGGATTGGAGTGCTGCTCGGCTTTGGCTTTGCTGCGATGGCGACCCTGCGACGACGACCCTACGACGACGATGAATGAATGACTTCGAGCGATGATAGGCGACTTCCTTGACGACGGACAACACTCTCTGGCTCCCTCAGGCTCTCCTTCTCTCAAGCATGGAGGTCAAAGGTGGAACCGTGGAAGAATGGGAGATAGAAGTGTTTTGTGGGTGACTGGGATTAGGGTTCGTgtgaaaggagaagaagaaagctAGGGTTGTGCCTTTGTGGGCTTGTAGCTGATTGGCCCTTGCCTTTTATACCTAGGTTAAAGGGCAACTTAGTAAAAACACAcgctattgaaccctcactctTCGGTTCAGTTCGGTTTGATTCGGTTCCAGCAAAAGCAACCGAAACTGAACCGAACCGATCGGTTTAgttcaaaaaaacaaaaaaaactggttTTTTCAGTTGTTGTAAAATTTGGTTCGGTTCTGCGGTAATTTTCGGTCCGATTCGGTAACTTACACCCCTAGCCGTGGAGGTCTCCAATTGCCAAATTTGGATATTCGATAGCTTCCCAATGATGGACACTCACATGGTGAAGAAATTATGCGGTTAAATCCGTGGTACGTAAACCTTCATCACGTTTTCCTATGTAGTTTTCATCGTCACCATAATACCCCGAGAACTCTAATACTCAGCTTGTGGTGTATGTGTGTTGGGATAGTCCGGTTTTCTGGCGGCGAAGTATTGCATTGGTGGGCCTGATATCTGCTATGATGACTTTGACCTGTGCTCTGGATATGCTTAGTAGTGACTGCCGCTAAAGGTCATTGACCCAGCATAATTCAGTCACACACAAAATTTAGTGATTACCTTTGCCTCCGTTGGGCTTAGGCCGTGTCACGTTTAgttcaaaaatagaagaaaaaaaccCACAACGGGATCGATTTTTGGTCGGGCTGGTGGAGTGATCGGGTAGGGTTTCGGCAATAGGGGAGACCCATACCccttagaaaaaaaaagggaaaaattcATCATTGTCTCTCGTGTTATCTCCGTCCATTTTGCAGGCCGAGGTTTTGGACAGGATCTTCACCACCATGATCCCGGACATCGACGTCCTAGGAAAAAATCTCCCATGTTTGAGTGGAATCTGGACTTTGTCCTAGGGTTCCTGAATCAGAACAACGGGTACGAATTCATTTGTAAGGCATTGACCATAAATTGATATAGTAATATATCCGGGTATTGACAAATAGTTACCCTTTCTATTTTCGGTTGCGGCTGTTGGAAAAAGCTACAAGGACAGGCTGTGGATGCTACTGTGGCTTCAAATGGAGTAGTTGTTCACAACCAACCCTGTTCCATAGAGGAAGGTAATTACTAATCTTCCACCGCGCTATTTGCATGTCAGAACGATTCCGTTGTGCAAATATTTCTTACTAAATTGATCCATGTTTATGATATTTTCTCGTGTTGCAGAGCATAGACCAATTATTCGACAAGATTCGGATTGACACTGCATTGGCCATTATGAACGAGCATTTTAATGCGCTCCGGGATGATATTAGGCAGTGGGCTGAGGTGGATTGGAATAGTCGTAGGGCGATAGCCGCCGTGCTGCCATGACTGTGTTAATTTATTCACTTCGTTTTGAACAAGATGGGCTGTTCATGCCCCCTTTTTGTCAAGGCAAGGGTCCACCGTCACTTTAAAGTGGTAACAAAGCATCGCTGAACAAGACTCCACTTCGATATTATAGCTACTCGGCTAacctttttaattgtttttgatGTCCTGATAATGAACTAAACATTATTTTGTTGCATGCATATGTCCTTGTTAATTTGTAAACTTCATTTTGCACATGATGAGCTGTTCATGCCCCCCTTTTGTCGAGGTAAGGGCCTGTCATCACTTTGGAGTGGTAACAGAGCATCACTGAACAAGACTCCACTTCGATGTTATAGCTACCCGACCATcctttttaaatgtttttgaCGTCCTCACAATgaactattatgaattttgttgcaCATATATGCACACTTCATACCATGAGTTGACCTTATTGAAAATATAATGATTGTGATAGGGATGCTAAACTAGCCTGGGttaccttttattttcttattcatGTGTCTGGCAATGGATTCTGTAATAAACATCACTAGTTTACTGGTCAAGGCAACTTCGTAGCCAATTTCACACAATTcaattgttttgtttttttattgggATACAACACCTCAACGAAACCCGAATAGTGCCATAATCTTCAAATCGAACGACCTACGACAGTACAGAGAAAACAAAAAGGGTCATGGACTTACGCGCCCATTTTTGTTTAGTGACCCCTAAACCCCAGCACGAAAACGAACCAACCTAGAAACTTACGCACATTACACGCTAATTGATGTCCCCAACCCCAATGTCCTCCCCTACCGTGCAATTGAATCGCGTAGTGTGCCACTTTATAGGGGTTGCACGACAATCGTGCAGTGTGCCACAATACATTTGTTAAACGCACTCGCTAGATAATGTAAAATGACCCGATATTGTGTAATGTCCGACAACATTCGACATACATGGACGGAAATCACCGGTGTATATGAATGTCATCACAGAGGCCATTTCGTCATTAACATCAAGCAACCAACTAACTCACAACGATATATGTTTCTAGTTTTTATAAAGCAACAATTTCTAGGGATAAGGCTTGCTTCGCAATTGCTTAACCACTTGACTCGTTTTACATCAACATCACGTTTTTAAGTATTCTAACACAACAGCAACTAGTCTTTACAACCCTAAACCCACACATATAGAAGGCACACAGCACAAGCTGCGTTACCTCAGCAACCCCTAGCCTTTGGCGGTATTTGTCTCGCAGTGATTGCTGCTCCCTTGCCAACCTTGTATTCACGTCCAAGTAGTCCTCGAAGAACCGGCAAGACAAGTTCACCAGCTCCCTGCAATCGTCCAGCATCGTCGCGTGCATGCTCATGTAAGTTGCATTTGGAATCTCCCCAACACGTACTCCATCGCTTGCCGCACTCGGCTGCTTTGCCCTCTTTGTCCACTAATCAAGTATGAGACTTCTGGGGATAGCTGTCATGTTCAAATAAACTAGAACCCCAACCATGTGGACACAAGGAAGTCCGAACGACTCCATGCGCTGGCATGAACAGCTGAATTCGTCGTCTTCCTCAGCCCATGACACAACCCATGATATCTGCTTGTAGTACATTGCAACCTCGAACAAAACAAAAGTGCTCGTTCTCTTGGTGGACACAACTCTCACATTGCTGGCTAGCATCAGCACCACCCGAAACAGTTCGAAAACCTCTCTTGTATAAACTGTCGCTGCGGACTGCTCAATGGCTTCGAGTTTTTTTTACTACAGGTACGCCGTATGCAGACCTGTAGTCTGCCACCAATAAGTGCTCCACAAACTCCCTCAGATTGTGCCCATTGTGTATAAATTTCCCAATCTGCATATTCAAAGCCTCGCACCTTGACCTTGTCTTCAATCCTGCGAAGAATTTTCCCCAGATGTGCGCATTGGACCATGAATGCTTCCTTGCATACATGTCAACTATCCACGGGTGGTTCTCTAATCCAAACTCTACCACGCTATCCGTCCATATTCTCTCAAATTCGTCAACCTCTAGATCGCCCATTAAGTATAAacgaaatttttgaaaaaaaccgGGCCGTCCAACTCTAGCAGTGGCATTCCTTAACAAGTGCCATCTACACAACCTGTGATGTGCATCGGAAATATATTTACTAACCGCATTCTTCACGGCAAGATCCCCGTCCGTCATGACAGATTTTGGTTGTTTTCCTTTCATTGCCTCAAGAAAAATGACCGCAACAACCACACATAGCTTTCTTCACTCTCGTTGCTCAAGATGGTGCAACCAAACACTACCATCCTCATATGATGGTCCACCCCTGAGAAAATTACCAACGGGCACTTGTATTTGTTACGACCGTACGTTGTGTCAAATCCCAAGACATCCTCGAACACACTGTAGTCATAAGGACTAGTACCATCGCACCAGAAGAGATTTTCCAGCCTTTTCTCACCATCCAGAGAGTACTTCCAGAATATTCCACAATCGGTAGTCCTTGAAGGTTCCAAGAACTTTAACGCGGCCTCAATATCTGTCACGCTTGCCCGCCTTTGCTTCTCTATTGCATTATAGATATCCTTTATCTCGAACCCAACAGTCTCGAATCCCCTGACTGATTGGCAAAGGCTCAGAATATCATCGGCACTCGCAACCTAGCTTTCTTCATTGAATTGATTTGGTGCAAAACACCTTCCTTGACTGCTCTGTGTGATTGCATAGACCCCTAAACCTCGCATCCAGCATGGGATGATTATGGTTATCACAGAATTATTCAACAAACCATTGCCCACTGGTATCATCAACGTGCACCTTAATCCGAGCTTCACACCCGCACCGTGTGATTAGTCGAGGATCCATTTTCCTCTCTCCCCGCTGCATGTGTTCCCATCTCGCTCTCCTTCCCTTGAGCACACGAATATCTGCCAAATGATTTCACCCTCCGTCCCCTACTTTGTTCTGCGACCCACCTTTGACCTCCTCACCGAGAATCTCTTAATGCGACCGTATTCATTATAGTAGTCATACTTTGCTTGCAATTTTATGAACTCCGTCGTTAGGATGTCCTTCGCTGTGAGGGATGAAAATTCAATTGCGCCAAACGACCCTATCCCATCAACAATCCTCACTGATGCTTCTACATCTATGTCCTCATCTGTGGCGAACAAATCCATCGCTTCTGCTTCCTCCACTGTCACGGTTTTGCTGCTCATGCCATCCCCTGCATCCTGCAACAAAAAACATACGGCATGGGTGACAACAAGCGGTGGGTCACATCAACAAAAATCGGTCAAcagaaaaattcataaaatgagTAACACACAACCTGCGGTGCATGGACTCGGTCAAAATTAGATGAAAACTCGTAGTCTCGCTCACAAACCCATTCGTCTGTCACAATTCAAATATCGCACTGAGTGAAAATTGGCATTATCAATCATAGCTACGAACACGCAGCTATATATCACACCCCCTAAAATAATCCCGTACATATGTCGGATCCAACTAAAATCCATTCAAGTATAGCGACCAACCCCAATTTCAACAAACATTTTAATAAGTAACAATTCAAATTCATTCGTGTGCTGCTCTAAACAGCAACCTTCAAACATCAAAAACTTATAACTGTTGGAGACATGGCGGAGGCACGGGCTCCCAATTGAAACCCATTTTTGGAGCATACCTCCACCAACCTCCCCCCGGCATTATCGAAGGGTAAATAACTCAGTAACATCGACAGAACGTACCTGCGAATCTGGTTACCCTGTGTGGTCCATTACCTTCCTTTATGATAAACCTCAAGTCGACCAGATCTCGATCTATGCTTCCGCGCCGTTCAATCAAGCGTTCTCCTCCGCCTTTAAGGGCGGTCTCCGTCCACGTGGTCCAAACAAAGCTTCACAGTAACCCCAATACAACTTACACCTACCTATTAATGGAGTTTAGGACTTTCATTTAATAAAGAATTCTCGTCtcctccttccattttttttcttttgaaattcaTCCATAACCGTTACTTTTACCTATTTGTGAACcgatctcattttttttattaattcacTTTATTACCTGACCCGTCAAAgactaaaaaatacttttctcACAAAAAAAGCTCTTTTGTTCTTTGTATGGtccaatttttttaactatgCTCTCATATAAGTTTATATCCAATATGCAAATCCTTTACgaaaatgaaaaatcaaagaattatTTGTAATCAAgagactaaatttttttaacaataaaatattAGTGAAACAGTCACATATTCGTCTTTTTCTCTCATTCTATCTCTTTATCTCTTTATCTCTTTCTTGCACAGACGCTAGAGTGacagaagaaaaacaaataaatgataaatttgtaaatttatgTTTCCGTAAAagttgaattattagaaaaatttaatcctAACAATTGAATTGAATCTAGAGTCTAGAGTCTAGACTGTTGAAAATTATTGACCAATAAAGTTCTTAAACTACTACTCATTCTAATgtaaattaagtattttttttggtttttatttattatatcctTTACTATTAAATACAAGAGAaagttagtaaaataaaaattataaataataatatttttacctttttattttaattatttatatttttaataaattttaataaatattttaataaccgtatataactaaaaataaagttaatttaaaacaaaaggaatTTGTCACATTCTAAAATGATCTTTTGTCGGGTTTTTTTTTATAGTAGCTTAGATGTTGGtattttatatcataaatagaaataaaccttgtgctctgtttttttttatatacccTTTTTGCTCATGACatgcataaagaaaaagatgcaattcttctatatattaataattatattttgatacTTTAATAATCATTCTACGTacacaattaaaagaaatagtAAATTACCAATATATTAAAGACATACGCAGTCTATTTATAAAACTGAAACTAAAGCAGTATtatattaagaaattatatataatattttaaaaagttatcatatatttttaatcgTGTAGTTTccatattttttttccattcaCTTTTATTGCATATAAATACATAGTGATGCTAgcattcttttttcttcttttattttgtctAAAGTAATTAAATGATGATAAATTAtgcgaaaataaataatattaacaatatttattaaattttaatttaaaaaataatcataaaatttacGGTAAGAGATGTTATATGTGCTAATTTATTCCTTTGAGAagaattactattatttttaaaaaatttaaattcaatttagcatgagaagatagaagaaaaattcaaacaagAGAATAACAATTTAACATATTTATGATCTTACAAAattctcaacaaattttttttttaattatgtccGTTTCCTAAAATTTaccatttatattattaaaattttaaccaaatcatcaagatatgagaaaaaaaatttaataagagaatatcaatttagaagtcttttgaaaaaatatatactttttattaaGCGTTTAAGTTTGTAATTCAAAGTgcgtattatttttttgaaaattatattacacttaggtatttatttgaaattaaatcatattaaaTTCACAAATCATGAGTTATTCGTacaattattttatactttattcattcgattttaaatttatagtcTTTTATAAATATGAAACTAGAGATATCAATGGAGTGGGGCGAGGTGAGGGTGGAGGATGTCTCTCTACTCCCCATCTTCGTCCCTAGaattaatttccatttctgttccGTTTTTCATCATGAGAGATAATTGTCTATTTGTCTTTGTTCCTATTTTCTGCGTTATCTGTATTTTTTGCAGGGCCCTATTTTCCATCTCCTTATGTTAATATTCATAAGgaaattatagtaaaaaatataaaaaaaaacaactataaaatattattataaatacacaAATATATCTTATCCAAAATTATAAGTCCAGAAAATACAACATAACAAATTATAgtccataaaataaaatcttaaaatacaacttttatttaaaaaaataaaataaaatttttaacatcaAATATTCTTTCATTGTCATTATATAACTTATAACAAATATCTCTATATTTTCT
This portion of the Arachis duranensis cultivar V14167 chromosome 6, aradu.V14167.gnm2.J7QH, whole genome shotgun sequence genome encodes:
- the LOC107492572 gene encoding protein FAR-RED ELONGATED HYPOCOTYL 3-like → MDPRLITRCGCEARIKVHVDDTSGQWGFETVGFEIKDIYNAIEKQRRASVTDIEAALKFLEPSRTTDCGIFWKYSLDGEKRLENLFWCDGTSPYDYSVFEDVLGFDTTYGRNKYKCPLVIFSGVDHHMRMVVFGCTILSNESEESYVWLLRSFFLRQ